From Camelina sativa cultivar DH55 chromosome 5, Cs, whole genome shotgun sequence:
GAAACAgccataaatataaaacttagtACCATAGTTCATTCTTACAAACCAGTTCCTaacttaattattaaaatgCTCAACACACctttagtttctctctttctttcagttcttttcttttcttagcaTACAATCTATTCAACAATCGAATCCGCGGATCATCCATTGTGTTCTTCAGAGGTTCTAATTTCTCCTCCTGATAAATCGTAACAAAAAGCTAAAACAGAGAAGTAGATAGGAATGACACCTCCTAAAAAGTGATGATCTTGGGCACCACATACCTCGGTAAGGTCATCAGGCAAATGAAATATTTCGCGTATCTCCTCAGGGGTTTTCCCCTCAATAATTCGTGCAAGGGCACGACTAGTAAGATCAACCAACGGCTTCAACTGCAAACTGTCAGCGGCTGAGGTCAACTCACAGAGCCTCTTTGTATCCATCCGGATGAATTTTTCATCATATATTTTCCGTTCCTAAAAGTAGAAAGAGCTCTAATAAGAAAAAGCATACGATCATCGACATGACGCCATTTGTTATCAATTTAAAAACCTCCAAATAAACCTTATTTGAACGTCCAGGTACTTGATGAAATCTGCAGTAATCAAAAATCAGGCTTAACATGGCTGGATTGACTCGTTGTGGAAGAGATATTNCAgccataaatataaaacttagtACCATAGTTCATTCTTACAAACCAGTTCCTaacttaattattaaaatgCTCAACACACctttagtttctctctttctttcagttcttttcttttcttagcaTACAATCTATTCAACAATCGAATCCGCGGATCATCCATTGTGTTCTTCAGAGGTTCTAATTTCTCCTCCTGATAAATCGTAACAAAAAGCTAAAACAGAGAAGTAGATAGGAATGACACCTCCTAAAAAGTGATGATCTTGGGCACCACATACCTCGGTAAGGTCATCAGGCAAATGAAATATTTCGCGTATCTCCTCAGGGGTTTTCCCCTCAATAATTCGTGCAAGGGCACGACTAGTAAGATCAACCAACGGCTTCAACTGCAAACTGTCAGCGGCTGAGGTCAACTCACAGAGCCTCTTTGTATCCATCCGGATGAATTTTTCATCATATATTTTCCGTTCCTAAAAGTAGAAAGAGCTCTAATAAGAAAAAGCATACGATCATCGACATGACGCCATTTGTTATCAATTTAAAAACCTCCAAATAAACCTTATTTGAACGTCCAGGTACTTGATGAAATCTGCAGTAATCAAAAATCAGGCTTAACATGGCTGGATTGACTCGTTGTGGAAGAGATATTGCGTAGTTCTTAGAAGATCCAACACCCTTTTGTATAACTTCTTGACATATCATGGGACAGAACATTGCAACCTCTTGTTCCACTTGTTGGATTGATCCATCAGCAGTTTCAAGCCATATATAGGATTTCATCATCTATGTTGACAACACAGAAAAAGTAATTAGTCTTGGTGCAAGGTAAAAGTTCAACTATTCATTCAAAAACTGCATACATCGATAAAAATATATGACGCAAATGGTTGGTTGTTAACTTTGAGCAAAATATATAACGATATTAACCGTCACTCTCTATCTGATAACTAACGTCTTACCTCTGGTTTGATGATGGCCATTTCACCTTCTGACATTGATATGTAGACCCAGTCTTGGGGTATAAAGCTCGTTAagtttatatcttatatattacacaGTCAAGTTACAATAAATAGGACAGTCCCCACTATAAAAAGCAATTAATTTTTCTTGGATCTTCAGGTTTCCCAATACTGCACACAAGTTTAGGTCTATGAGCATTAGAGCACAGACATCAATCAATATCCGGAAACAGAACAGCAAACTAAGTAATAGACAAGAAAAAGCTATATGATCAGAAATAGAAATGAAACTTTGTAAGCTTAAGACTTTGAATCAAAAATGCAATAACTACTAAGGTCCACACAAAATCACAAGTCTAAAATTACcaatttttttcagtttcaagGATTCGGAATCGATTCaaactctctctgtttcttctctttttatttgaaaatgtgaaaaaagGAACCTCAAATCATTGAATTTGTAAAACCCTAAAGCCTAGAAATGGATAGAGGAGGTGACGATGAATACACCAAATAATGAAACAATGAACAGAGGTGCCGAAACTAAAATTGATACAATGGAGAGTGAAATTAAAATAGGAACAGAGTGAATTAACACAAGagcgagagatagagagagacaaCATTCAAATTACCAAATGATACAATACAATCGAAACCAAGCAGCAGAGGGAGAGATACAAAAACAATGGAGAATCAATAAGAGGAAAGCAAATATATGAATACAAAGCGTGTCGTCGTACCTTTATGATTGGAGGAGAAGCAAATGAGTGAAGACGGCGGAGGAAAATATATGAATCTGACGGAGGAGaacggcggcggcggcggcagGAAACAGACCaaaggagagaggagagaggagcggataagagagagaaagaagggcttaataatatttttggggattttttttttttttttttagtaataatttttttaagttctcgcgcaaaaaaaaaaagaaagagaatggAGTGGGTTATCGCCACGTGTAGGAGCCGTGATGGCTCATGGCTCGAGATGGTTAAAAAAACACGGGAATAGAATCTTTAGGGTTCGTTGGGTGGTTTGGTTTGTCTGGTCTGCTCTGGTTGATGAAGTCGGTGACGAGGCTCTTCTTCTAGAGGGCTTTAATTTGCCTAATTCTGGCCAAGCTGTGAAAGTGTGTGGCTCAACTCTATCGCTGTCTTGtcctttgtattttttttactacataTATTGGAATATTTGATGTCTTATCTTTCTTACATAGtaaaatcatatgtttttttttttggattttttttttgttagtctgAGCAACAAAGTAAGTAGGTTAATAATTTCTAAAAGATTCTTcattatatcaatttattttaaaaaaacttatcttCAAATTACGACAGAAATTTTTGTCAGAAACATACTATTTCTTAAGATATATACGTTATTaccaatttaatattttcaaaattaattatttgaaatattattattttcttggttGAACAACGTAAATATAGAAGTATTGATGAGAatatagaagtaaaaaaaaaaaaaaacatttagatatatatatgttacaagtTTTGATGCTTATAACCGTCAGTATTACTTATCTATTGAGCCCAATGCTTCTACTACTACTTCTATAGGATGAGACCTGTTTTAACTGTGTGAATCCGTATACACTAGTTGACTTGAAATTAACACTTCAACAGCCCTTATGCGGAATGACTTGATGGATATAGTTAACAACAATCCGTAGTCATCTCATCTCCCTTGCCAGCCTCCATGTCAAGAGTTGGATCAACCCGTCTAATCTACAAACATGAAATTCGAAACAAATGGTTATACCACAGTTATTAACTTATCAAGCAAATGacaaatagaaataattaaccatagaagaaaaataattaaccTTTTGACGAGCTTTCCGAGCCAAACATCTCGTGCCTCAGGCTTCAGAAAGACATCGAGTTCCTCATCCTCAGCAGCAGAAGATATATTCTGATCTATAATATTTTGTCCTGAAGTCTTTTTCTATCATCTCGCCTAAGAAAGTAACTACCAAATTTAGGCAGCTATGATTCAATTGATTAAACAAAGATCGTCATAGTGCTGAAGTTTGTTTGTCATTTGGGTCTGAAATTGTAGCTCATTTGGGTCGAGATGGTAAAacttgactctttttttttttttttttttttttNTTATTTAAAAACCAGGCCTGACATCCAATAACTAAAGGCTGTTATATATGGGCTGTATGGCCCATTTATTGGCTCAAGCTTTACCTGCTGTGTGCCTAAAATCTACTACTTTTGCTcgtttttgtgttgttattttGGTCAATGACTACTAgttttcacatgtttttttaTGGGACAGTGACGCAACGAGAGAATTTTGGGGTGGCTAGGTGGGGCGGGGCAGTTGCAATCATGAAAAGAATAGAAGAATccagcaaacaaaaaaactaaataaagaaaTTGTCATTAGATGAATGAATGGTCGGTTTTTGAGTATGTTAAGGCGGCGGCATTAGGTGGGTGACTCCACGTATCTTATCGCCGATGCATTGGACGGCtataattaaattgaattttgaTTACTCCACCAGAAAAGTCCAAAAAACATTTCGTACACCCCTTTTTCTCTCTGTGTCATGGGTCGGTCTTTTTTACTAGTGGTCAGTGATTTTAGCTCATGCTGCAGTGCTGATGTTTCaacattttggttttaattggCTCTCTCTTTTACTGTGCAGTTCAAATTatgtgaaaataaataatatttaaagattaaTGGCTTTTCAaatcttttcaaaaaattactatatatagagttgaaaaatcaaaatggcCCTTAGGAGAGCGTAGGGCGCAATGGCCTACTccaaaaacaatatagaaaCCACTGTCGTTTGTTTTCTTTACCTTTGTCTTTCCTATTTGGCAAATTGTACACTaccactctgttttttttttagaattaatgaTACAATTATCTTTTATAGCAGAATGATggaaatatgtttttatagcagaattatgttttaaagCCTCTATCCTTGGATCTCTTCCATTTGCATTTGTAGATTTTTCCAACATCGACTATTGAGAGGATGTTGTTTTGTGGACTTTAGGATTTAAAAAATGCATTGCACCCTTGTATTTCACtttgtattatataatgaaaatcATTATGTGAAaaagaatgtttttgtttttagagcTTGAGTTAGAAACTAAGTAAAATTGTAGTCTTTACAGAAACCAAtgctattttaagtttttaactgtGATAATTACAAAAGAAAGTATCACCTAAGAAAGAATTACACACAAAATCATGGTTTTTAACTACGGAGAATGTCAATATGTTGATGGTAAGGTCATATACAGATGGTCTTATCTTGGCAAACGCCAGATCATTCTCAATCAGACGatcattcatgtttttttaaaaaataagttttgttcgTAGCAGTTAGTTAGTGACAATCATTAGGATTATTAAAAACAATCGACATtgatctaattttatttttataaaccacATTTTTCTTCAATCCTTTATTTTTAAACACACTAATTaaactacacaaaaaaaaaagctggaaTAGCGCATTCAAAACTCTGTCCAAAACGCAATAATTAGATTTATTTAGTACTAGTAGTATGATTACTATGAAGATAACATTAACAATATTTATGTTACTGTCAATATTGTCATcgtctttaatttatttctccCCATTATGTTTCCATTACCTTCCCAACTATAAAAACTCACACCACTCCCACTTCTGGAATATTCACAACAGAGACACAAATCAAAGCTACACAGTTctcaagagagaaagagatcgaaATATCGAAGATGGAAGGCAAGGAAGAAGATGTTAGAGTTGGAGCTAACAAGTTCCCTGAGAGACAACCAATCGGGACTTCTGCTCAGAGCGACAAAGACTACAACGAGCCACCACCTGCTCCGTTTTTCGAACCAGGTGAGCTCTCTTCATGGTCTTTTTGGAGAGCCGGGATCGCTGAGTTCATTGCTACTTTCCTCTTTCTCTACATCACTGTCTTGACTGTTATGGGAGTTAAAAGGTCGCCAAGTATGTGTGCTTCCGTTGGAATCCAAGGTATCGCTTGGG
This genomic window contains:
- the LOC104789822 gene encoding SKP1-like protein 21, whose translation is MSEGEMAIIKPEMMKSYIWLETADGSIQQVEQEVAMFCPMICQEVIQKGVGSSKNYAISLPQRVNPAMLSLIFDYCRFHQVPGRSNKERKIYDEKFIRMDTKRLCELTSAADSLQLKPLVDLTSRALARIIEGKTPEEIREIFHLPDDLTEEEKLEPLKNTMDDPRIRLLNRLYAKKRKELKEREKLKNVEVEEHVDERSVDDLLSFINGRDHKVVKTSKSKKKNKKRKEQKNGTSMGTCGASEKDSKHNHPSKSRSAEIVENTASSLGDDVSNLLSMEDDIFTPXEEKLEPLKNTMDDPRIRLLNRLYAKKRKEXLDREVEDFARRLNSSWVLSIGQERQPVHFSINGNGAARRLTGPAAGHK